In Agromyces sp. G08B096, a genomic segment contains:
- a CDS encoding sigma-70 family RNA polymerase sigma factor — protein sequence MSTQERSDAALWLEATSGTASAFGEIYDRYRTRVFRAAYGAVRHVDDAEDIVAIVFLEAWRKRDGVRFVDGSLLPWLLVVTHNATRNVARSKRRWGRLLAKVPPAEHAADPAEQAGRRIDLDRSGGALRGALGRLSADERRVVDLCLIEELPTAAVAAVLHVPEGTVKSRLHRARRKLQRELGGVDGSLAALDGVETARGDPAPPPPSALRLPPAAPPLTSTLAPDLEATS from the coding sequence ATGTCGACGCAGGAGCGATCCGACGCGGCGCTGTGGCTGGAGGCGACCTCGGGCACGGCGTCGGCGTTCGGCGAGATCTACGACCGCTACCGCACGCGGGTGTTCCGCGCTGCGTACGGCGCGGTGCGGCACGTCGATGACGCGGAGGACATCGTGGCGATCGTCTTCCTCGAGGCCTGGCGGAAGCGCGACGGCGTGCGCTTCGTCGACGGGTCGCTGCTGCCGTGGCTGCTCGTCGTGACGCACAACGCCACCCGCAACGTCGCGCGGTCCAAGCGTCGCTGGGGCCGGCTGCTCGCCAAGGTGCCGCCGGCCGAGCACGCGGCCGATCCCGCCGAGCAGGCCGGGCGGCGCATCGACCTCGACCGTTCAGGTGGAGCGCTGCGCGGTGCGCTCGGCCGGCTGAGCGCCGACGAGCGCCGCGTCGTCGACCTCTGCCTCATCGAGGAGCTGCCCACGGCGGCCGTCGCCGCGGTGCTCCACGTGCCGGAGGGCACGGTGAAATCCCGGCTGCACCGGGCGAGGCGGAAGCTCCAGCGGGAGCTCGGCGGCGTCGACGGATCCCTCGCGGCACTCGACGGGGTGGAGACGGCCCGCGGCGACCCGGCGCCGCCACCGCCCTCCGCGCTGCGCCTGCCGCCCGCGGCCCCGCCGCTGACATCCACGCTCGCACCCGACCTGGAGGCCACCTCGTGA
- a CDS encoding peptidase inhibitor family I36 protein, which produces MHRIRIGAVAGVLLALAASGAAHAAPAGTGRDGRPAPQGEQHCVVEAVELDAAGDPLVDGTAAEPTCFATEPEVDAFLEGRASAARSVDAALASSTLIGRVYQDAGGGGGSLSFWGANACAGSTFGFPSLPAGWNDAISSGGGLNGCWVTMYTDASYGGSRLNCTPWCGGLSSWNDRVSALVFRPAGQYG; this is translated from the coding sequence ATGCACCGCATCCGCATCGGCGCCGTGGCGGGCGTGCTGCTCGCGCTGGCCGCTTCGGGCGCCGCGCACGCCGCACCCGCGGGAACGGGTCGCGACGGCCGACCGGCACCGCAGGGCGAGCAGCACTGCGTGGTCGAGGCGGTCGAGCTCGACGCGGCCGGCGACCCGCTCGTCGACGGGACCGCCGCCGAGCCCACATGCTTCGCGACCGAGCCGGAGGTCGACGCGTTCCTCGAGGGGCGGGCGTCGGCGGCGCGCAGCGTCGATGCGGCCCTCGCGTCGAGCACGCTGATCGGCCGCGTCTACCAGGACGCCGGCGGCGGGGGCGGCAGCCTGAGCTTCTGGGGTGCGAACGCCTGCGCGGGCTCGACCTTCGGATTCCCGTCGCTGCCGGCCGGGTGGAACGACGCGATCAGCTCGGGCGGGGGCCTCAACGGGTGCTGGGTGACGATGTACACCGACGCCTCGTACGGCGGCAGCCGCCTGAACTGCACGCCGTGGTGCGGCGGGCTGTCCTCGTGGAACGACCGGGTGAGCGCCCTCGTCTTCCGTCCCGCCGGGCAGTACGGGTAA
- a CDS encoding DEAD/DEAH box helicase, with the protein MTDLTFRTLGVPAPLVAVLEADGKTTPFPIQADTLPDTLAGRDVLGRGKTGSGKTIAFALPMVARLGTLLAGGARRAGQPLGLVLAPTRELATQITQTIEPLAAAYGLKATTIFGGINQKRQVEALRAGVDIVVATPGRLEDLIQQGFAHLDAVEITVLDEADHMADLGFLPVVTRILDKTPRGGQRLLFSATLDNGVDKLVKRYLQNEVLHSVDEAHSPVAAMTHHVFAVEGTDAKNELVKTLASGVGRRILFMRTKHQAKKLAKKLTEQGIPAVDLHGNLSQPQRDRNLAAFGDGSVRVMVATDVAARGVHVDDIELVVHVDPPVEHKAYLHRSGRTARAGSEGDVVTIALPEQMDDLKKLLRKAEIAVAPRRVTPASPEVTALVGDVAPYVKPAPKAPVQQGGGRSQGANAQRKRQARDARGGQRQGEAAAPRRDRSGRPAEAGAGRPKHGNAAHGAPSHGGPSHGGPAQGGTRQGQKSGAQKGGGQKAGRTARPIRMGDVVSPNRSARTNRRAQG; encoded by the coding sequence GTGACCGACCTCACCTTCCGCACGCTCGGCGTGCCCGCTCCCCTCGTCGCCGTGCTCGAAGCCGACGGCAAGACCACTCCGTTCCCGATCCAGGCCGACACCCTGCCCGACACGCTCGCGGGTCGCGACGTGCTCGGCCGCGGCAAGACCGGCTCGGGCAAGACCATCGCGTTCGCGCTGCCCATGGTCGCCCGCCTCGGCACGTTGCTCGCCGGCGGCGCCCGCCGCGCGGGCCAGCCGCTCGGGCTCGTGCTCGCACCGACCCGCGAGCTCGCGACCCAGATCACCCAGACCATCGAGCCGCTCGCCGCGGCGTACGGACTGAAGGCGACGACGATCTTCGGCGGCATCAACCAGAAGCGCCAGGTCGAGGCGCTCCGCGCCGGCGTCGACATCGTCGTGGCGACGCCGGGTCGCCTCGAAGACCTCATCCAGCAGGGCTTCGCGCACCTGGACGCGGTCGAGATCACCGTGCTCGACGAGGCCGACCACATGGCCGATCTCGGGTTCCTCCCGGTCGTCACCCGCATCCTCGACAAGACTCCGCGCGGCGGCCAGCGCCTGCTGTTCTCGGCGACGCTCGACAACGGCGTGGACAAGCTCGTGAAGCGCTACCTGCAGAACGAGGTGCTCCACTCCGTCGACGAGGCGCACTCGCCGGTCGCGGCGATGACCCACCACGTGTTCGCGGTCGAGGGCACCGACGCGAAGAACGAGCTCGTCAAGACGCTCGCGAGCGGCGTGGGCCGGCGCATCCTCTTCATGCGGACCAAGCACCAGGCCAAGAAGCTCGCGAAGAAGCTCACCGAGCAGGGCATCCCGGCGGTCGACCTGCACGGCAACCTGTCGCAGCCGCAGCGCGACCGCAACCTCGCCGCGTTCGGCGACGGTTCGGTGCGGGTGATGGTGGCGACGGATGTCGCGGCCCGCGGTGTGCACGTCGACGACATCGAGCTCGTGGTGCACGTCGACCCGCCCGTCGAGCACAAGGCGTACCTGCACCGGTCGGGCCGCACGGCGCGCGCGGGCAGCGAGGGCGACGTGGTGACGATCGCCCTGCCCGAGCAGATGGACGACCTGAAGAAGCTGCTGCGCAAGGCCGAGATCGCCGTGGCGCCCCGCCGCGTCACGCCCGCCTCGCCCGAGGTGACCGCGCTCGTCGGCGATGTGGCGCCGTACGTGAAGCCCGCGCCGAAGGCGCCCGTCCAGCAGGGCGGCGGCCGGTCGCAGGGCGCGAACGCGCAGCGCAAGCGCCAGGCGCGCGACGCGCGCGGCGGCCAGCGCCAGGGCGAGGCCGCTGCGCCTCGTCGCGACCGGTCCGGCCGTCCGGCGGAGGCCGGCGCGGGTCGGCCGAAGCACGGCAATGCCGCACACGGCGCCCCGTCGCACGGCGGCCCCTCGCACGGCGGTCCCGCGCAGGGTGGCACGCGTCAGGGCCAGAAGTCGGGCGCGCAGAAGGGCGGCGGGCAGAAGGCCGGCCGCACCGCCCGGCCGATCCGCATGGGCGACGTCGTCTCGCCGAACCGCAGCGCTCGGACCAACCGCCGCGCACAGGGCTGA
- a CDS encoding DUF1684 domain-containing protein → MSATLGALQLADWRRRVAGLYAGVRQLSVRDPAAGHELWRSGRDELFAGHPQSPLLPDDRARFTGLTVTRYDPDWRFELEVRRPAEPARLVVDSATDGPIPFVLVGTVRVPAVGTLDLWRVAGYAGGLFLPVKDGLAGAPGGTYGGGRYLLDTMKGADLGPGAGDDAIVVDFNFAYNPSCAYDPSWSCPLAQAGNTVREEIPVGERMPR, encoded by the coding sequence ATGAGCGCGACGCTCGGGGCCCTGCAGCTCGCCGACTGGCGGCGCCGCGTGGCCGGGCTGTACGCGGGCGTCCGGCAGCTGAGCGTCCGAGACCCCGCGGCCGGCCACGAGCTGTGGCGATCGGGCCGCGACGAGCTGTTCGCGGGGCATCCGCAATCGCCGTTGCTGCCCGACGACCGGGCGAGGTTCACCGGCCTCACCGTCACGAGGTACGACCCCGACTGGCGCTTCGAGCTCGAGGTGCGCCGCCCGGCTGAGCCGGCCCGGCTCGTCGTCGACTCGGCGACCGACGGCCCGATCCCGTTCGTGCTCGTCGGCACCGTCCGGGTGCCGGCGGTGGGCACGCTGGACCTGTGGCGCGTCGCCGGCTACGCCGGCGGCCTGTTCCTCCCGGTGAAAGACGGCCTCGCCGGTGCGCCCGGCGGTACGTACGGCGGCGGACGCTACCTGCTCGACACCATGAAGGGCGCCGATCTCGGCCCGGGTGCGGGCGACGACGCGATCGTCGTCGACTTCAACTTCGCGTACAACCCGTCGTGCGCCTACGACCCGTCGTGGTCGTGCCCGCTGGCCCAGGCGGGCAACACGGTTCGCGAGGAGATTCCGGTCGGCGAGCGGATGCCGCGCTGA